One window from the genome of Amycolatopsis sp. NBC_01480 encodes:
- a CDS encoding VIT1/CCC1 transporter family protein, with protein MTEEQDPAPAERARPAGWTHRHRDVSGGWLRPTVFGAVDGLVTNAALIAGVGGGGVAPHTIVLTGLAGLVAGAFSMGAGEYVSVTNQNELVHAEVALEADMHARFPQQEQDELVERFASYGADAETARRMAEAVSRDPDQALRLHTREELGVDPQDLPSALLAGGASFAAFSLGALLPLLPYLFGASTLVVSLVLTGLALLAGGMVVGKLTGRPLLHSGLRQLILGALAVAVTYGIGQLIGAPVG; from the coding sequence GTGACCGAAGAACAGGACCCGGCCCCGGCCGAGCGCGCCCGCCCGGCCGGCTGGACGCACCGGCATCGCGACGTCTCGGGCGGCTGGCTGCGCCCCACCGTGTTCGGGGCGGTGGACGGGCTGGTCACCAACGCGGCGCTGATCGCGGGCGTCGGCGGTGGCGGCGTCGCCCCGCACACGATCGTGCTGACCGGGTTGGCCGGGCTGGTCGCCGGCGCGTTCTCCATGGGCGCCGGCGAGTACGTGTCGGTCACCAACCAGAACGAGCTGGTGCACGCCGAGGTCGCCCTCGAAGCCGACATGCACGCCCGCTTCCCGCAGCAGGAGCAGGACGAGCTGGTCGAGCGGTTCGCCTCCTACGGCGCCGACGCCGAGACTGCCCGGCGGATGGCCGAGGCCGTCTCGCGCGACCCCGACCAGGCGTTGCGGCTGCACACCCGTGAGGAGCTGGGCGTCGACCCGCAGGATCTGCCTTCCGCGCTGCTGGCCGGCGGGGCGTCGTTCGCCGCGTTCTCCCTCGGCGCGCTCCTGCCGTTGCTGCCGTATCTGTTCGGTGCCAGCACTTTGGTGGTGTCGCTGGTGCTCACCGGGCTGGCGCTGCTGGCCGGCGGCATGGTCGTCGGCAAGCTGACCGGACGGCCCCTGCTGCATTCCGGCCTGCGTCAGCTCATCCTGGGCGCGCTCGCGGTCGCCGTCACCTACGGGATCGGCCAGCTGATCGGCGCCCCGGTCGGCTGA
- a CDS encoding DJ-1/PfpI family protein produces MTDPVRPKVAMLLYPGLTPLDLIAPHAAFAATMETHLVWKTADPVLSDSGVVLHPTTTFADCPADLDVLFVPGGLGQAPVAADEEVLEFLADRGARARYVTSVCGGSLILGAAGLLCGYRATTHWSGIEALALFGADYAEGRVVTDRNRITGGGVTAGLDFGLVVLARLLGEDVAKMTQLMLEYAPAPPFDAGTPETAGPAITAMARGANSRVNEEMTAVAEQLAAKGWGRAA; encoded by the coding sequence ATGACCGACCCAGTCCGCCCGAAGGTGGCGATGCTGCTCTACCCCGGGCTGACGCCGCTTGACCTGATCGCGCCGCACGCCGCGTTCGCCGCCACGATGGAGACCCATCTGGTGTGGAAGACGGCCGATCCGGTGCTGTCGGACTCCGGCGTGGTCCTGCACCCGACGACAACCTTCGCGGACTGCCCGGCGGATCTCGACGTCCTGTTCGTGCCCGGCGGGCTCGGCCAGGCGCCGGTCGCCGCGGACGAGGAGGTTCTGGAGTTCCTCGCCGACCGCGGCGCGCGGGCCCGGTACGTCACGTCCGTCTGCGGCGGTTCGCTGATCCTGGGCGCGGCCGGGCTGCTGTGCGGCTACCGGGCGACCACGCACTGGAGCGGCATCGAGGCACTCGCGCTGTTCGGCGCGGACTACGCCGAGGGCCGGGTGGTGACCGACCGGAACCGGATCACCGGCGGCGGCGTCACGGCCGGTCTCGACTTCGGCCTCGTCGTGCTCGCGCGGCTGCTGGGGGAGGACGTCGCCAAGATGACCCAGCTGATGCTCGAGTACGCCCCCGCGCCGCCGTTCGACGCCGGCACACCGGAGACTGCCGGGCCGGCGATCACTGCGATGGCCCGGGGCGCCAATTCCCGGGTGAACGAGGAGATGACCGCGGTCGCCGAGCAGCTGGCGGCGAAGGGCTGGGGACGCGCCGCCTGA
- a CDS encoding TetR/AcrR family transcriptional regulator, with the protein MKDVPAGPQPVLRKDAARNRRCIVDAARALARKGKPIQLNAVARAADVGVGTVYRHFPSPEALVEAVAMDQFTSLLRQAEEAAESPDAGQALRVFLKAAVAAYLQDDTFAAAVIDPDPATPDLQHLRDRLQEGLRGLLARAAADGGLRPDLTAADVMALLCGIGFAVRHSPDRADPGLADRYLGTLLDGALSRETR; encoded by the coding sequence ATGAAGGATGTGCCCGCCGGTCCGCAACCCGTGCTCCGCAAGGACGCCGCGCGCAACCGGCGCTGCATCGTGGACGCGGCGCGGGCGTTGGCGCGCAAGGGGAAGCCGATCCAGCTGAACGCGGTCGCCCGGGCGGCCGACGTCGGCGTCGGCACCGTTTACCGCCACTTCCCGAGCCCGGAAGCCCTGGTCGAGGCCGTGGCCATGGACCAGTTCACGTCGCTGCTGCGGCAAGCGGAAGAAGCCGCCGAATCGCCCGATGCCGGGCAGGCGTTGCGGGTGTTCCTGAAGGCGGCGGTCGCCGCTTATCTGCAGGACGACACCTTCGCGGCCGCGGTCATCGACCCCGATCCGGCCACGCCCGACCTCCAGCACCTGCGCGACCGGCTGCAGGAGGGGCTCCGCGGGCTGCTGGCCCGGGCCGCCGCCGACGGCGGGCTCCGCCCCGACCTCACGGCGGCCGACGTGATGGCCCTGCTGTGCGGGATCGGCTTCGCCGTAAGGCATTCTCCCGACCGCGCCGACCCCGGGCTCGCCGATCGTTATCTCGGCACCCTGCTCGACGGCGCGCTCAGCCGGGAAACGCGGTGA
- a CDS encoding alpha/beta hydrolase family esterase, translating to MSTTSEITVTPESVTVDGRTRTLTVVHHQHAGAGPVPIVLVFHGSMQTAAAIRSFTAGTFDRIGAQSGAVVAYLDGHKKHWNDARITNTSAARTDGVDDVAFAKAAIDLLQRRYGGDRAQVHAVGFSNGGQLVVRLIHEVPEALAGAAILSATQSVPENFAPDSPRQQPLPVLLVHGTQDPIVPYDGGMAKMYRFRPRGLGLSAPDTAAYYARRNGITAAPVVTPASPPSQVDRTEYRQPGHQPVTLYTVREGGHTIPGPKTARPRFLLGRTDTTFDTAGAINDFFGFPAR from the coding sequence ATGAGCACGACCTCCGAGATCACCGTGACCCCCGAGTCGGTCACGGTCGACGGCCGGACTCGCACGCTGACCGTGGTGCACCACCAGCACGCCGGCGCGGGCCCGGTCCCGATCGTCCTGGTCTTCCACGGCTCCATGCAGACCGCCGCCGCGATCCGCTCGTTCACCGCGGGCACCTTCGACCGCATCGGGGCGCAGTCCGGGGCCGTCGTCGCCTACCTCGACGGCCACAAAAAGCATTGGAATGACGCCAGAATCACCAACACCTCGGCGGCGCGCACCGACGGCGTCGACGACGTCGCCTTCGCCAAGGCCGCGATCGACCTCCTGCAGCGCCGTTACGGCGGCGACCGCGCGCAGGTCCACGCGGTCGGCTTCTCCAACGGCGGGCAGCTGGTCGTCCGCCTGATCCACGAAGTCCCCGAGGCCCTGGCCGGTGCCGCCATCCTGTCGGCGACCCAGTCCGTCCCGGAGAACTTCGCCCCGGACTCGCCGCGGCAGCAGCCACTGCCCGTGCTGCTCGTGCACGGCACCCAGGACCCGATCGTCCCGTACGACGGCGGGATGGCCAAGATGTACCGGTTCCGGCCCCGCGGGCTCGGACTGTCCGCACCGGACACCGCCGCCTATTACGCACGGCGCAACGGCATCACCGCCGCGCCCGTGGTCACTCCCGCGAGCCCACCGTCGCAAGTGGACCGCACCGAGTACCGTCAGCCGGGCCACCAGCCGGTGACCCTCTACACCGTCCGCGAAGGCGGGCACACCATCCCGGGCCCCAAAACCGCCCGCCCGCGTTTCCTCCTGGGCCGGACCGACACCACCTTCGACACCGCCGGGGCGATCAACGATTTCTTCGGTTTCCCGGCCCGCTGA
- a CDS encoding nitroreductase/quinone reductase family protein yields MPTDFTVKAMNAIHRGILKISGGKAGWHVSDMPVLKLTTIGRKSGQPRTVMLTSPIQEGSTIVVVASRGGDDIHPAWFLNLRDNPQVEVSYRGEPTRGMHARVATAEERARLWPLVVADHKNYAEYQTKTTREIPLVLLEEPAS; encoded by the coding sequence ATGCCCACCGACTTCACCGTGAAGGCCATGAACGCCATCCACCGCGGCATCCTCAAGATCAGCGGCGGCAAGGCCGGGTGGCACGTCTCGGACATGCCCGTGCTGAAGCTCACCACGATCGGCCGCAAGTCGGGCCAGCCGCGCACGGTCATGCTCACCTCGCCGATCCAGGAGGGCTCCACGATTGTCGTCGTGGCTTCCCGCGGCGGCGACGACATCCACCCGGCCTGGTTCCTCAACCTCCGCGACAACCCCCAGGTCGAGGTGAGCTACCGCGGCGAGCCCACCCGGGGAATGCACGCCAGGGTCGCCACGGCGGAGGAACGGGCCCGGCTGTGGCCGCTGGTCGTGGCCGACCACAAGAACTACGCCGAATACCAGACCAAGACCACGCGGGAGATTCCGCTTGTGCTGCTGGAAGAACCGGCGAGCTGA
- a CDS encoding sulfite exporter TauE/SafE family protein, with product MLTSLLILFAFGCLSGVTTVLFGFGGGFVTVPVIAAVVGGGDALHVAVATSAVVMLVNSAGATIAGLRAGRVRREYLWPLAVFVGLGAVLGAFAATWAPDGLLRLLFAAYLVVTILDSLLRKGFLRPPEDRTPLGPVTATAGGLGIGAVASFLGVGGSVMTVPLLRRKGLPMTDAVALANPLSLPVALVASVVYAFTGPGPAGYVDPLAAAALLAGSLPTIAIVRRFAGRLPDRVHAVTYVGLLVAALVAVL from the coding sequence GTGCTCACCTCGCTCCTGATCCTGTTCGCCTTCGGCTGCCTTAGCGGCGTCACCACTGTCCTTTTCGGATTCGGCGGCGGTTTCGTGACGGTGCCGGTGATCGCGGCGGTCGTCGGCGGCGGCGACGCGCTGCACGTCGCGGTCGCCACCTCGGCCGTGGTGATGCTCGTGAACTCGGCCGGCGCGACGATCGCCGGGCTGCGGGCCGGACGGGTGCGGCGGGAGTACCTGTGGCCGCTGGCCGTGTTCGTGGGGCTCGGCGCGGTGCTGGGCGCGTTCGCCGCGACCTGGGCGCCGGACGGCCTGCTGCGCCTGCTGTTCGCCGCGTACCTGGTGGTGACGATCCTGGACAGCCTGCTGCGCAAGGGTTTCCTCCGCCCGCCCGAGGACCGCACCCCGCTGGGACCGGTGACGGCGACGGCCGGCGGGCTCGGCATCGGCGCGGTGGCGAGCTTCCTCGGCGTCGGCGGCAGCGTGATGACGGTGCCGCTCCTGCGGCGCAAGGGCCTGCCGATGACCGACGCGGTGGCGCTGGCCAACCCGCTCAGCCTGCCGGTCGCACTGGTCGCGTCCGTGGTCTACGCCTTCACCGGCCCCGGACCGGCGGGTTACGTCGATCCCCTCGCGGCCGCGGCCCTGCTGGCCGGCTCATTGCCGACGATCGCGATCGTCCGGCGGTTCGCCGGGCGCCTGCCGGACCGGGTCCACGCGGTGACGTACGTCGGCCTTCTGGTGGCCGCGCTGGTGGCGGTGCTCTGA
- a CDS encoding AraC family transcriptional regulator: protein MRNVPLDQVDGLDRAVLAISTDYPPEHRLPRHRHRRAQFLYGATGSMRVETADGTWTVPTRRAVLIPPGTDHAVTMLNVSTCSLYLEPSAVPWFPRRCRAVEVTPLLRELLLAAVDIEPEYPAHGRDAALNSLLLHEVSRCLPLPLELPLPRDERLRALCESFARSPDVHDPPARWAARLHLSERTLNRLFRAETGLSFLQWRRRACVLHALPLLAADRPVAEVAATLGYESPAAFSTMFTQLLGAPPKDYRDPVR from the coding sequence GTGCGCAATGTCCCGCTCGACCAGGTCGACGGCCTCGACCGCGCGGTGCTGGCGATCAGCACCGACTACCCGCCCGAGCACCGGCTGCCCCGGCATCGGCACCGCCGCGCCCAGTTCCTCTACGGCGCCACCGGGTCCATGCGCGTGGAGACCGCGGACGGGACCTGGACCGTGCCGACCCGGCGGGCGGTGCTCATCCCGCCGGGCACCGACCACGCCGTCACGATGCTGAACGTCAGCACCTGCAGCCTCTACCTCGAACCGTCCGCCGTGCCGTGGTTCCCGCGGCGCTGCCGGGCGGTGGAGGTGACGCCGCTGCTGCGGGAGCTGCTGCTGGCGGCCGTCGACATCGAGCCCGAGTACCCGGCCCACGGCCGCGACGCGGCACTGAACTCCTTGCTGCTGCACGAAGTCTCGCGGTGCCTGCCGCTGCCGCTGGAGCTGCCGCTCCCCCGTGACGAACGGCTGCGTGCGCTCTGCGAGTCCTTCGCGCGTTCGCCGGACGTGCACGATCCGCCCGCCCGCTGGGCCGCCCGGCTGCACCTGAGCGAGCGGACGCTGAACCGGCTGTTCCGCGCGGAAACCGGATTGAGCTTCCTCCAGTGGCGCCGGCGGGCCTGTGTGCTGCACGCGCTGCCGCTGCTGGCCGCGGACCGGCCCGTCGCCGAGGTCGCGGCGACGCTCGGCTACGAAAGCCCGGCAGCGTTCTCCACCATGTTCACCCAGCTGCTCGGGGCCCCGCCGAAGGACTACCGCGACCCGGTCCGCTGA
- a CDS encoding DUF4232 domain-containing protein gives MGNLTKRVAATVAAGGVVAGGLLLGAGAASANPSDTPCGTADVQVGVTADPTHAAGHEAYVLTYTAAAPTTNCKLEGTPGALAFTAGGQPIAGVAVTPDGATGGPVNLRAGHPAESRIVQQADALPNAVTPTDVSFQLPSGQPVSAAWPAGAPLKGTGVQVTAIS, from the coding sequence ATGGGCAACCTGACGAAGCGAGTGGCCGCGACCGTGGCGGCCGGCGGCGTGGTGGCGGGCGGGCTCCTGCTGGGTGCCGGGGCCGCCAGCGCCAATCCGTCGGACACCCCTTGCGGCACGGCCGATGTGCAGGTCGGCGTCACGGCCGACCCGACGCACGCCGCGGGTCACGAGGCGTACGTGCTCACCTACACCGCCGCCGCGCCGACCACGAACTGCAAGCTCGAAGGCACGCCGGGCGCGCTGGCCTTCACCGCCGGCGGGCAGCCGATCGCGGGCGTCGCCGTGACGCCGGACGGCGCCACCGGCGGGCCGGTGAACCTGCGAGCCGGGCACCCGGCCGAGTCCCGGATCGTGCAGCAGGCCGACGCGTTGCCGAACGCGGTCACGCCCACCGACGTGTCGTTCCAGCTGCCTTCCGGCCAGCCGGTCAGCGCGGCTTGGCCCGCCGGAGCGCCGCTGAAGGGCACCGGCGTTCAGGTCACCGCCATCAGCTGA
- a CDS encoding DUF4232 domain-containing protein, with product MVNVGVKRVSIGAAAIAGAFALAACGSGASQPAANSANTAVGAGAVGGAGGGGVSDVSKQRSDAAGKSGTAPKSAADSTPRCTTADLSASLGSPTQHQDAAGQFDVPLKYTNTSSHSCALHGVPGVDLVGPDDPNGTTYHLPRIDNGVPMNVVEPGQSATATVTVLTQTPGSVGSLGSTGWTPTRLVTIPPGQTQPLTVAWPSSLTVMRQDSATHPGSFVNGILADPS from the coding sequence ATGGTCAACGTCGGAGTGAAGCGAGTTTCCATCGGTGCCGCGGCGATCGCGGGGGCGTTCGCGCTCGCGGCCTGCGGTTCCGGCGCGAGCCAGCCGGCCGCCAACTCGGCGAACACGGCGGTGGGGGCCGGTGCCGTGGGCGGTGCGGGCGGCGGTGGCGTCTCGGACGTCTCGAAGCAACGCTCTGACGCCGCAGGGAAGTCCGGCACCGCGCCGAAGTCCGCGGCCGACAGCACGCCGCGCTGCACCACCGCCGACCTCTCGGCCTCGCTCGGCTCGCCGACGCAGCACCAGGACGCGGCGGGCCAGTTCGACGTGCCGCTGAAGTACACCAACACCTCCTCCCATTCCTGCGCGCTGCACGGCGTCCCCGGCGTCGACCTGGTCGGCCCGGACGACCCGAACGGCACCACCTACCACCTGCCGCGCATCGACAACGGCGTGCCGATGAACGTGGTCGAGCCGGGCCAGTCGGCGACCGCGACCGTCACGGTGCTGACCCAGACGCCGGGCTCCGTCGGCAGCCTCGGCTCCACCGGCTGGACGCCGACCCGGCTGGTGACCATCCCGCCCGGCCAGACCCAGCCGCTGACCGTCGCCTGGCCGTCCTCGCTGACGGTCATGCGCCAGGACTCCGCCACCCACCCGGGCAGCTTCGTCAACGGCATCCTCGCCGACCCGTCCTGA
- a CDS encoding SDR family oxidoreductase produces the protein MSEDLRTNGRYTGKSVVITGGSSGIGFETARLFADGGARVLITGRTRATLDSARDKLGGNAVAVLGDAASLTDTDVLADRVKAEFGTFDALFVNAGVTGFVPFEAMTEDRYDHLLAVNAKGPYFTVQKLAPLLNAGSGVVLTTSVVNVKGIPMVSAYAASKAALRSMTRSLARELLPRQLRVNALSPGPIDTGILERSMPAEAVAPMQAEMKEANPMLRFGDPAEVARAVAFLAFDATYTTGAELPVDGGASQL, from the coding sequence ATGAGTGAAGACCTCAGGACAAACGGCCGGTACACGGGAAAAAGCGTGGTGATCACCGGCGGCAGCAGCGGCATCGGTTTCGAGACCGCGAGGCTGTTCGCCGACGGCGGGGCGCGCGTGCTGATCACCGGGCGCACCCGGGCCACGCTGGACTCCGCGCGCGACAAGCTCGGCGGCAACGCGGTGGCGGTCCTCGGCGACGCCGCGTCGCTGACCGACACAGATGTGTTGGCGGACCGGGTGAAGGCCGAGTTCGGCACGTTCGACGCGCTGTTCGTCAACGCCGGGGTGACCGGCTTCGTACCGTTCGAAGCGATGACCGAAGACCGCTACGACCACCTGCTCGCGGTGAACGCCAAGGGGCCGTACTTCACCGTGCAGAAGCTCGCGCCGTTGCTGAACGCGGGCAGCGGCGTCGTGCTGACCACCTCGGTCGTGAACGTCAAAGGCATTCCGATGGTCAGCGCGTACGCGGCCAGCAAGGCGGCGCTGCGCTCGATGACCCGAAGCCTCGCCCGCGAACTGCTACCGCGGCAGCTCCGGGTCAACGCGCTGAGCCCCGGGCCGATCGACACAGGCATCCTCGAGCGATCGATGCCCGCGGAGGCCGTGGCGCCGATGCAGGCGGAGATGAAGGAGGCCAACCCGATGCTGCGTTTCGGCGATCCGGCCGAAGTCGCCCGCGCGGTCGCGTTCCTCGCGTTCGACGCCACTTACACGACGGGCGCGGAACTTCCGGTGGACGGCGGGGCTTCGCAGCTCTGA
- a CDS encoding LysR family transcriptional regulator codes for MPETPDLDLRLVRYFTVVAEHLNFGRAAAALHLAQPALSRQIQRLEHQLGARLFDRTPQGSRLTDAGRIFLPRAHDLVDTAHEAALATRAAASPGALTVGYVGDLVVTPAVRELRRRHPGAEITTRHLDWQDTSALPERRVDALVARLPLPFPADRFRVEPLYDEARVLVVPASHPFAGKESVALDDLGGTELVACTSSAAIWSAGAQPTADDSFEDKLELIAEGHGVAILPAGDRRPTLREDLATIPFEGLGPCRVVVATRFTDHNPLAGDFREIARSQNSS; via the coding sequence GTGCCCGAAACCCCGGACCTCGACCTGCGGCTGGTGCGGTACTTCACGGTCGTGGCCGAGCACCTGAACTTCGGCCGGGCCGCGGCCGCGCTGCACCTCGCGCAGCCCGCGCTGAGCCGGCAGATCCAGCGGCTGGAGCACCAGCTGGGCGCGCGGCTGTTCGACCGCACGCCGCAAGGCAGCCGGCTCACCGACGCGGGCCGGATTTTCCTGCCGCGGGCGCACGATCTGGTCGACACCGCCCATGAAGCAGCGCTCGCCACGAGGGCCGCGGCTTCTCCCGGCGCGCTCACCGTCGGATACGTCGGCGACCTGGTCGTCACCCCGGCCGTGCGGGAGCTGCGCCGACGGCACCCGGGCGCCGAGATCACCACCCGGCACCTGGACTGGCAGGACACCTCCGCGCTGCCGGAGCGCCGCGTCGACGCGCTGGTCGCCCGGCTGCCGCTGCCGTTCCCGGCGGACCGTTTCCGCGTGGAGCCGCTCTACGACGAGGCCCGGGTGCTGGTCGTGCCGGCGTCACATCCCTTTGCGGGCAAGGAATCGGTGGCGCTGGACGACCTCGGTGGCACAGAGCTGGTCGCCTGCACCAGCTCCGCCGCGATCTGGAGCGCCGGGGCCCAGCCCACCGCCGACGACAGCTTCGAAGACAAGCTCGAACTGATCGCCGAAGGCCATGGCGTCGCGATCCTGCCCGCGGGCGACCGGCGGCCCACCCTGCGCGAGGACCTGGCCACGATACCGTTCGAGGGCCTCGGTCCCTGCCGGGTCGTCGTCGCCACCCGCTTCACCGACCACAACCCGCTGGCCGGCGACTTCCGGGAGATCGCCCGGAGCCAAAACAGCTCGTGA
- the mptB gene encoding polyprenol phosphomannose-dependent alpha 1,6 mannosyltransferase MptB: MQNVMLEPAPVEVKAPGLHWAGFAGVAVLVLATWLPLPAVLVVALGVIGMAAFVVSWLLLGRRAADVSVRTLYTITGLVSLPLLAARPLFSGDVYSYLAQGVIAAKGLDPYALGPAAALGAASPVTLQVSHYWQDTPAPYGPAFVGLSRGIAHLVGESVVGTVLLHRLLELIGVVLLAWALPRLARRAGVPPSVAVWLGLLNPLVLWHVVVGVHNDGLMIGLTVAGLELVYLGASRVGVARPALIAAGVVLVSAGANVKIVAVAALCFVGIDLARRARPAGKVAVLLGLPAGFALVTVVITLGSGLGFGWVRALAGVSSGAVHSWLAPTNELGFLVGGIGKLAGLDLTDGAIKVFSAVGAVAGLIVGARLLWLTYRGKLHPLLGAGLAFAAMLVLGPVVQPWYLLWMVALLAVSLTTERTRWILAGVSAVLALVLPPAGGGAVALVAGYLIAAVVVGVAGYVRRGSWLRLGLVSVYDG; this comes from the coding sequence ATGCAGAACGTCATGCTCGAGCCGGCGCCGGTCGAGGTCAAGGCGCCCGGGCTGCACTGGGCGGGCTTCGCCGGGGTCGCGGTGCTGGTGCTCGCGACCTGGCTGCCGTTGCCCGCTGTGCTCGTGGTGGCGCTGGGCGTGATCGGGATGGCCGCGTTTGTCGTGTCCTGGCTGCTGCTCGGCCGCCGCGCCGCCGACGTTTCCGTGCGAACGCTGTACACGATCACCGGCCTGGTCAGCCTGCCGCTGCTGGCGGCGCGCCCGTTGTTCAGCGGCGACGTCTACAGCTATCTGGCGCAGGGCGTGATCGCGGCCAAGGGGCTCGACCCGTACGCGCTCGGCCCGGCGGCCGCGCTGGGCGCCGCTTCGCCGGTGACCCTCCAGGTCAGCCACTACTGGCAGGACACGCCGGCGCCGTACGGGCCGGCGTTTGTCGGGCTGTCGCGCGGGATCGCGCACCTGGTCGGCGAGAGCGTCGTCGGGACTGTGTTGCTGCACCGGCTCCTCGAACTGATCGGCGTGGTGCTGCTCGCGTGGGCGCTGCCGCGCCTGGCCCGGCGGGCCGGGGTGCCGCCGTCCGTCGCGGTGTGGCTGGGGCTGCTGAACCCGCTGGTGCTGTGGCACGTGGTCGTCGGCGTGCACAACGACGGCCTGATGATCGGGCTGACCGTGGCCGGGCTGGAGCTGGTTTACCTCGGGGCCTCGCGGGTCGGGGTCGCACGGCCCGCGCTGATCGCGGCGGGCGTGGTGCTGGTCAGCGCCGGGGCGAACGTGAAGATCGTGGCCGTCGCGGCGCTGTGCTTCGTCGGGATCGATCTGGCCCGGCGTGCGCGTCCGGCCGGGAAGGTCGCGGTGCTGCTGGGGCTGCCTGCGGGATTCGCGCTGGTCACGGTGGTGATCACGCTCGGCAGCGGGCTGGGCTTCGGCTGGGTCCGGGCGCTGGCCGGGGTCTCCTCCGGCGCGGTGCACAGCTGGCTCGCACCGACCAACGAGCTGGGCTTCCTGGTCGGCGGGATCGGGAAGCTGGCCGGGCTGGACCTCACCGACGGTGCGATCAAGGTGTTCTCGGCCGTCGGCGCGGTGGCCGGCCTGATCGTCGGCGCGCGGCTGTTGTGGCTGACCTACCGCGGGAAGCTGCACCCACTGCTCGGCGCCGGCCTGGCCTTCGCGGCGATGCTCGTGCTGGGCCCGGTCGTGCAGCCGTGGTACCTGCTGTGGATGGTCGCTCTGCTCGCGGTGAGCCTGACGACCGAGCGCACCCGCTGGATCCTCGCCGGGGTCAGCGCGGTGCTCGCGCTGGTGCTGCCACCGGCGGGCGGCGGGGCCGTCGCGCTGGTCGCGGGTTACCTGATCGCCGCCGTGGTGGTGGGCGTGGCGGGGTATGTGCGGCGGGGGAGCTGGCTGCGCTTAGGGCTCGTGAGTGTTTATGACGGTTAG
- a CDS encoding alpha/beta fold hydrolase, whose amino-acid sequence MSTITEHRVPANGLEVNVAIAGQGPAVLLLHGFPHTWRLWAHVIPRLARDHRVIAPDLRGLGATSRPKQGYDAGTLAADAEALLDALGEPSAAVAGIDLGAAPAFLLAMRRPERVRRLVLMEAVLGALPGAEGFAAPWWFGFHAVPGLAETVVAGHEAEYIGWFLDIGTRADGVPPEVRASFLEAYSGSDALRSAFGHYRAFPETGRQIIEAAEGARLRVPTLAVGAHPVGDALERQLRPIADDLTGQVIPDCGHLVPLDRPDALLPLLGGFFGGRLGRSAEDSGRIADPAARG is encoded by the coding sequence ATGTCCACGATCACGGAACACCGGGTCCCGGCGAACGGGCTCGAGGTGAACGTCGCGATCGCCGGGCAGGGGCCGGCCGTCCTGCTGCTGCACGGGTTCCCGCACACCTGGCGGCTGTGGGCGCACGTCATCCCGCGGCTCGCCCGCGACCACCGGGTGATCGCCCCCGACCTGCGCGGGCTCGGCGCGACCAGCCGTCCCAAGCAGGGTTACGACGCGGGCACGCTGGCTGCAGACGCCGAAGCGCTGCTCGACGCGCTGGGGGAGCCGTCCGCCGCGGTCGCCGGGATCGACCTCGGGGCCGCGCCCGCGTTCCTGCTGGCGATGCGCCGCCCCGAGCGGGTGCGGCGGCTGGTGCTGATGGAGGCTGTGCTGGGCGCGCTGCCCGGCGCGGAGGGCTTCGCCGCGCCGTGGTGGTTCGGCTTCCACGCCGTGCCCGGGCTGGCGGAGACCGTCGTGGCCGGGCACGAGGCCGAGTACATCGGCTGGTTCCTGGACATCGGCACCCGCGCCGACGGCGTCCCGCCCGAGGTCCGGGCCTCATTCCTTGAGGCGTACAGCGGATCCGACGCCCTGCGCAGCGCGTTCGGGCACTATCGCGCGTTCCCGGAAACCGGTCGGCAGATCATCGAAGCCGCTGAAGGCGCGCGTTTACGGGTGCCGACCTTGGCCGTCGGCGCGCATCCGGTGGGCGATGCTCTCGAACGGCAGCTCCGGCCGATCGCCGACGACCTCACCGGCCAGGTCATCCCGGACTGCGGCCACCTCGTCCCGCTCGACCGGCCGGACGCCCTGCTCCCGCTGCTCGGCGGCTTCTTCGGCGGGCGCCTCGGCCGATCGGCCGAGGATTCCGGCCGTATTGCCGATCCGGCGGCCCGGGGGTAG
- a CDS encoding winged helix-turn-helix transcriptional regulator, with the protein MTPSARRGDLFDPACPTRRLLDRIGTKWFSMAVKVLSEAEPDEVGFAELRRRIPGISQKMLSSTLQSMAADGLLTRRVEATNPPRVHYRLTELGLSLDAPLAAVRAWAEEHMAEIDAAAG; encoded by the coding sequence GTGACCCCCTCCGCCCGCCGGGGCGACCTGTTCGACCCGGCCTGCCCGACCCGCCGCCTGCTCGACCGGATCGGCACGAAGTGGTTCTCCATGGCGGTCAAGGTGCTCTCCGAGGCCGAGCCGGACGAGGTCGGATTCGCCGAGTTACGCCGCCGGATCCCTGGTATATCCCAGAAAATGCTGTCCTCGACGTTGCAGAGCATGGCCGCCGACGGCCTGCTCACCCGCCGCGTCGAAGCCACCAACCCGCCCCGCGTGCACTACCGCCTGACGGAACTCGGGCTGTCCCTGGACGCCCCGCTCGCCGCCGTCCGCGCCTGGGCCGAGGAGCACATGGCCG